One region of Planctomycetota bacterium genomic DNA includes:
- a CDS encoding YchF/TatD family DNA exonuclease → MLIDTHAHLDFPDFDKDRDDVIQHAKEANIGYIINIGTSIESSRKVIALAEQYENLYAAVGIHPHEAQTVKEADYIELEKLAANPKVVAIGEIGLDFYKDKSPRDKQKEIFTRQLRIAKKVAKPVVIHSREAHNETLEIIRAELGEKAKGVAHCFSGSTETAREFLDLGFYISIAGPVTYPNAEKLRAVTKTIPVEKLLLETDCPFLAPQSRRGLRNEPAYIVHALEEFSRIYGLSKDDIGRITTLNAMELFKLAPLSEKSKIAYNIRNSLYLNITNRCTSSCIFCVTKFTNYVKGHNLRLETEPSVKEIIDAIGDSSKYKEVVFCGYGEPTMRLDVIKEIAKYLKKKNTYIRLNTNGHGNLINNRSIGSELKGLIDAMSISLNAVTPEQYVKICHPKFGAETFYKVLEFIREAKQYIPRIEVTCVSHPDVDVQKCRQIAGELGVDFRGRIYNEVG, encoded by the coding sequence ATGTTAATAGACACACACGCCCATCTTGATTTTCCGGACTTCGATAAAGACCGCGATGACGTCATCCAGCACGCCAAGGAAGCCAATATCGGCTATATTATAAATATCGGAACCTCCATCGAATCCAGCCGTAAGGTAATAGCGCTTGCCGAACAATACGAAAACCTTTACGCGGCGGTGGGAATCCATCCGCACGAGGCACAAACCGTTAAAGAGGCTGATTATATCGAACTGGAAAAATTAGCCGCCAATCCCAAAGTGGTTGCCATAGGCGAAATCGGGCTCGATTTCTACAAGGATAAAAGCCCACGCGATAAGCAGAAAGAGATTTTTACAAGGCAACTCCGAATTGCTAAGAAGGTTGCCAAACCCGTGGTCATCCATTCGAGGGAAGCTCACAATGAGACTTTAGAAATAATCAGAGCCGAGTTGGGGGAAAAGGCCAAAGGCGTAGCGCACTGCTTTTCCGGCTCCACGGAAACGGCAAGGGAATTCCTTGATTTAGGATTTTACATCTCGATTGCCGGGCCGGTGACATACCCGAACGCGGAGAAACTGCGCGCCGTGACCAAGACCATACCGGTCGAAAAGCTGCTTCTGGAAACGGATTGCCCGTTCCTCGCCCCGCAGTCCAGGCGCGGATTGCGCAACGAACCGGCTTATATCGTCCACGCCCTTGAGGAATTCTCCAGAATCTACGGACTCTCCAAGGACGATATCGGGAGAATCACCACCCTTAACGCCATGGAATTATTCAAGCTCGCACCTTTGAGCGAAAAGAGCAAGATTGCTTATAATATCAGGAACTCGCTTTACCTTAATATTACCAACCGGTGCACCTCCAGCTGTATCTTCTGCGTGACCAAATTCACCAACTATGTAAAGGGACATAATTTGCGGCTGGAAACGGAGCCAAGCGTAAAGGAAATAATCGACGCCATCGGCGATTCATCCAAATACAAGGAAGTGGTCTTCTGCGGATATGGCGAACCGACCATGCGGCTTGATGTGATAAAAGAAATCGCCAAGTACCTTAAGAAGAAAAACACCTATATACGCCTGAATACCAATGGGCACGGCAACCTGATTAATAACCGCTCGATTGGGTCGGAGCTAAAAGGTCTGATTGACGCCATGTCCATAAGCCTCAATGCGGTTACTCCGGAGCAGTATGTAAAAATCTGCCATCCCAAATTCGGTGCGGAAACTTTCTATAAGGTGCTGGAATTCATCAGGGAAGCCAAGCAATACATCCCAAGGATTGAAGTCACCTGCGTATCCCACCCGGATGTGGATGTCCAGAAATGCCGCCAGATTGCCGGAGAGCTGGGAGTGGATTTCCGCGGAAGGATTTATAACGAAGTCGGATAG
- a CDS encoding MBL fold metallo-hydrolase, giving the protein MLIRCWGSRGSIPVSGKEYLKYGGSTTCLEIRTKNDYIIIVDAGSGIRKLGNKLISEKRFEYSLVFTHAHWDHILGFPFFKPIHMKQTKIDMFGCPFAQDSVKNIISGTMVHPNFPVNYSEVKADITYHGICTETFKIDSISVSPILLSHPDQGMGYKFTEDGKSFIFITDNELTYKHPGGLEYADYVKACAGVDLLIHDAEFTAEEYARTKTWGHSVYTDALRLALEAKVKKFGLFHHNQEREDEAIDGFVSDCRRIIKNKKSSLDCFATAEGMELGL; this is encoded by the coding sequence ATGTTAATTCGCTGTTGGGGAAGCCGCGGCTCGATTCCGGTTTCGGGCAAAGAATACCTGAAATACGGCGGGAGCACCACCTGCCTGGAAATACGGACGAAAAACGATTACATAATCATTGTTGACGCCGGTTCGGGCATCCGGAAGCTCGGCAACAAACTTATTAGCGAAAAGCGGTTTGAATATTCGCTGGTCTTCACCCACGCGCACTGGGACCATATCCTCGGATTCCCTTTCTTTAAGCCCATTCACATGAAGCAGACTAAAATAGATATGTTCGGCTGCCCATTTGCCCAGGATTCCGTCAAGAATATAATTTCCGGCACCATGGTGCATCCGAACTTCCCGGTGAATTACAGCGAAGTCAAGGCGGATATTACCTATCACGGCATTTGTACTGAAACATTTAAGATTGATTCTATCTCTGTTTCACCGATTTTATTGAGCCATCCTGACCAGGGCATGGGTTATAAGTTTACCGAAGATGGGAAAAGCTTTATCTTCATAACGGATAACGAGCTTACATATAAGCATCCGGGGGGATTAGAATACGCGGATTACGTCAAGGCGTGTGCGGGTGTGGATTTGCTTATCCACGATGCCGAATTCACGGCAGAGGAATACGCCCGGACCAAGACCTGGGGGCATAGCGTTTATACGGACGCTTTACGGCTGGCGTTGGAAGCTAAGGTGAAAAAGTTCGGCTTATTCCACCATAACCAGGAAAGGGAAGACGAAGCGATTGACGGCTTTGTCTCGGATTGCCGTCGTATCATCAAAAACAAGAAATCATCATTGGACTGCTTCGCCACGGCTGAGGGGATGGAACTGGGTCTGTAA
- the rpsO gene encoding 30S ribosomal protein S15 — protein sequence MALVAEKKTGVIKAHQVHKKDTGSSQVQIALLTERIAELTEHFKRHPKDTNSRRGLLMMVGHRSALLKYLAKHQPSKYQEIIKKLGIRK from the coding sequence ATGGCATTAGTAGCAGAAAAAAAGACAGGGGTTATTAAGGCGCACCAGGTGCATAAGAAAGATACCGGTTCGTCACAGGTCCAAATCGCGCTCTTAACCGAGCGGATAGCCGAATTAACCGAACATTTTAAGCGCCACCCCAAGGATACCAATTCCCGTAGGGGCTTGCTTATGATGGTCGGACACCGTTCAGCCCTTCTTAAATATCTTGCCAAACACCAGCCATCCAAATACCAGGAAATTATCAAGAAGCTCGGCATTCGTAAATAA
- a CDS encoding Fe-S-containing hydro-lyase, with protein sequence MKITTPLTDAVVNSLSAGDKITLSGVIYTSRDAAHKRIYDEIILAGKEKRVPKLPFDLKGSVVYYVGPTPAKPGQVIGSAGPTTSYRMDAYSPLLMEDGLKGMIGKGKRSPEVIEAIKKYKAIYFAAVGGAAALLSQHIKKADLIAYDDLGPEAVRRLEVEDFPLIVINDTKGNDLYEIGVKQYARLT encoded by the coding sequence ATGAAAATAACCACACCGCTTACCGATGCCGTGGTTAATAGCTTATCCGCCGGAGATAAAATCACCCTTTCCGGCGTAATCTATACCTCGCGCGATGCCGCCCACAAGCGCATCTACGACGAAATCATCCTCGCCGGCAAGGAAAAGCGCGTCCCGAAACTGCCTTTCGACCTGAAAGGAAGCGTTGTATACTACGTCGGTCCCACTCCCGCCAAGCCAGGACAGGTTATCGGCTCGGCCGGCCCGACCACTTCCTACCGGATGGACGCCTATTCCCCGCTCCTTATGGAGGACGGATTGAAAGGCATGATAGGTAAAGGCAAGCGCTCTCCTGAAGTGATAGAGGCGATTAAGAAATACAAGGCAATATACTTCGCGGCGGTCGGCGGCGCGGCCGCTCTTTTAAGCCAGCATATCAAGAAAGCCGACCTCATCGCCTACGATGATTTGGGACCGGAAGCAGTCCGCAGGCTCGAAGTGGAAGATTTCCCGCTTATCGTCATCAACGATACCAAAGGCAACGACCTCTACGAAATCGGCGTGAAGCAGTATGCCAGACTGACATAA